In Macadamia integrifolia cultivar HAES 741 chromosome 12, SCU_Mint_v3, whole genome shotgun sequence, the following are encoded in one genomic region:
- the LOC122056958 gene encoding zinc finger protein GAI-ASSOCIATED FACTOR 1-like isoform X1 — protein MSNITGDAAGSSFSSGNTRDEEQQQQLLQDLFHGSNSGPSTTTNSNGSISPPPQQQQQPLVKKKRNLPGTPDPNAEVIALSPKTLMATNRFVCEICNKGFQRDQNLQLHRRGHNLPWKLKQRTGNEIRKRVYICPEPNCVHHNPVRALGDLTGIKKHFCRKHGEKKWKCDKCLKKYAVQSDWKAHSKTCGTKEYKCDCGTIFSRRDSFITHRAFCDALTEENNKISHGLTTTFVGNLQGKVSDLMSPIGVPEFNHQEVKNPLKSFPVPEDLMSVQLRSPGMSGSLFSSSPSTTLFGGPRSNISSSSSCLLGSSAHISATALLQKAAQMGATTSNTINTPMMQKTLVTSMAGPDQLSGMNNGGFTNHFSRVNDIGMFSGMFMGGPDHQNHGLLKKIENENGRNLVGGSRFGGDDMMTVDFLGIGGSISTNLSEKHQGIHHFQQQISHEQAEMEKSLWDI, from the exons ATGTCAAACATCACAGGTGATGCAGCTGGGAGCAGCTTCTCTTCTGGCAACACTAGAGatgaagaacaacaacaacaactgcTGCAGGATCTCTTCCATGGCTCCAACTCTGGACCTTCAACTACAACTAACAGCAATGGTTCCAtctcaccaccaccacaacaacaacaacaaccactgGTCAAGAAGAAAAGGAATCTGCCAGGAACTCCAG ATCCAAACGCAGAAGTCATTGCTCTATCTCCAAAGACACTGATGGCAACAAACAGGTTTGTGTGTGAGATATGCAACAAAGGGTTCCAAAGGGATCAAAACCTGCAACTACACAGAAGAGGCCATAATCTTCCATGGAAGCTTAAGCAAAGAACAGGTAATGAGATTAGAAAGAGGGTATACATATGCCCTGAGCCAAACTGTGTCCACCACAACCCGGTTCGAGCATTAGGTGACCTTACTGGAATCAAGAAGCATTTCTGCCGGAAGCATGGAGAGAAGAAATGGAAATGTGATAAGTGTTTGAAGAAATATGCAGTTCAATCAGATTGGAAAGCTCATTCAAAGACCTGTGGTACTAAGGAGTACAAATGTGATTGCGGAACCATATTCTCCAG AAGAGATAGCTTCATCACCCACAGAGCTTTCTGTGATGCACTAACagaagaaaacaacaaaataagtCATGGTCTCACAACAACCTTTGTGGGGAATTTACAGGGCAAGGTTTCAGATCTTATGTCACCAATTGGAGTACCAGAGTTCAATCACCAGGAAGTCAAGAACCCACTTAAGTCCTTCCCAGTCCCAGAGGATCTCATGTCAGTGCAACTTAGGTCTCCTGGTATGTCAGGAAGCTTGTTCTCTAGCAGCCCATCAACTACCCTCTTTGGTGGTCCAAGATCAaatatctcttcttcctcctcttgtcTCCTTGGGTCTTCAGCCCACATATCTGCAACTGCATTGTTACAGAAAGCAGCTCAAATGGGTGCAACTACAAGTAATACCATTAACACCCCTATGATGCAAAAGACATTGGTTACTTCCATGGCAGGCCCTGATCAGCTCTCTGGAATGAATAATGGAGGATTCACCAACCACTTCTCTAGGGTGAATGATATTGGAATGTTCTCTGGAATGTTTATGGGTGGACCTGATCATCAAAATCATGGACTCttgaagaagatagagaatgAGAATGGAAGAAATCTTGTAGGAGGATCAAGGTTTGGAGGGGATGATATGATGACTGTGGATTTCTTGGGGATTGGTGGATCAATATCAACAAATTTGAGTGAGAAACATCAAGGGATCCATCACTTTCAACAACAGATATCACATGAACAAGCAGAAATGGAGAAATCTTTGTGGGATATTTGA
- the LOC122056958 gene encoding zinc finger protein GAI-ASSOCIATED FACTOR 1-like isoform X2: MNPNAEVIALSPKTLMATNRFVCEICNKGFQRDQNLQLHRRGHNLPWKLKQRTGNEIRKRVYICPEPNCVHHNPVRALGDLTGIKKHFCRKHGEKKWKCDKCLKKYAVQSDWKAHSKTCGTKEYKCDCGTIFSRRDSFITHRAFCDALTEENNKISHGLTTTFVGNLQGKVSDLMSPIGVPEFNHQEVKNPLKSFPVPEDLMSVQLRSPGMSGSLFSSSPSTTLFGGPRSNISSSSSCLLGSSAHISATALLQKAAQMGATTSNTINTPMMQKTLVTSMAGPDQLSGMNNGGFTNHFSRVNDIGMFSGMFMGGPDHQNHGLLKKIENENGRNLVGGSRFGGDDMMTVDFLGIGGSISTNLSEKHQGIHHFQQQISHEQAEMEKSLWDI; the protein is encoded by the exons ATGA ATCCAAACGCAGAAGTCATTGCTCTATCTCCAAAGACACTGATGGCAACAAACAGGTTTGTGTGTGAGATATGCAACAAAGGGTTCCAAAGGGATCAAAACCTGCAACTACACAGAAGAGGCCATAATCTTCCATGGAAGCTTAAGCAAAGAACAGGTAATGAGATTAGAAAGAGGGTATACATATGCCCTGAGCCAAACTGTGTCCACCACAACCCGGTTCGAGCATTAGGTGACCTTACTGGAATCAAGAAGCATTTCTGCCGGAAGCATGGAGAGAAGAAATGGAAATGTGATAAGTGTTTGAAGAAATATGCAGTTCAATCAGATTGGAAAGCTCATTCAAAGACCTGTGGTACTAAGGAGTACAAATGTGATTGCGGAACCATATTCTCCAG AAGAGATAGCTTCATCACCCACAGAGCTTTCTGTGATGCACTAACagaagaaaacaacaaaataagtCATGGTCTCACAACAACCTTTGTGGGGAATTTACAGGGCAAGGTTTCAGATCTTATGTCACCAATTGGAGTACCAGAGTTCAATCACCAGGAAGTCAAGAACCCACTTAAGTCCTTCCCAGTCCCAGAGGATCTCATGTCAGTGCAACTTAGGTCTCCTGGTATGTCAGGAAGCTTGTTCTCTAGCAGCCCATCAACTACCCTCTTTGGTGGTCCAAGATCAaatatctcttcttcctcctcttgtcTCCTTGGGTCTTCAGCCCACATATCTGCAACTGCATTGTTACAGAAAGCAGCTCAAATGGGTGCAACTACAAGTAATACCATTAACACCCCTATGATGCAAAAGACATTGGTTACTTCCATGGCAGGCCCTGATCAGCTCTCTGGAATGAATAATGGAGGATTCACCAACCACTTCTCTAGGGTGAATGATATTGGAATGTTCTCTGGAATGTTTATGGGTGGACCTGATCATCAAAATCATGGACTCttgaagaagatagagaatgAGAATGGAAGAAATCTTGTAGGAGGATCAAGGTTTGGAGGGGATGATATGATGACTGTGGATTTCTTGGGGATTGGTGGATCAATATCAACAAATTTGAGTGAGAAACATCAAGGGATCCATCACTTTCAACAACAGATATCACATGAACAAGCAGAAATGGAGAAATCTTTGTGGGATATTTGA
- the LOC122094701 gene encoding probable indole-3-pyruvate monooxygenase YUCCA10 encodes MKKETVVIVAGAGPSGISTSACLNLHSIPHIVLEREDIYCPIWTKKSYDRLHLHLAKQFCELPHLPFPDSYPTYVPRKLFVQYLEDYVTQLKVNPVYNRSIESAAFDKATGKWLVKAKNIKTDDMEEYSSRFLVVATGETTDPFIPEIEGIESFSGEFLHSTKYKTGAPFANKSVLVVGCGNSGMEIAYDLSNFGAKTSIVIRNPLHVITRWMMYVELELLKHLPYDMVDGFVLLLSKFWYGDLSKYGLTRPQEGPFAMKDKYGKYPIVDVGTIGKIKSGEIQVFPGISSVKDDEVIFIDGKSYQFDVILFATGFQRTTQKWLKDDEDLLDKDGIPKQSYPNHWKGKNGLYCAGLARKGLYGTAMDAQNIANDIKKLL; translated from the exons atgaagaaggAAACAGTAGTGATAGTAGCAGGAGCTGGGCCTTCTGGAATCTCCACTTCTGCATGTTTAAACCTTCACTCCATCCCTCACATAGTCCTTGAAAGAGAAGACATTTACTGTCCCATATGGACTAAGAAGTCCTATGATCGTCTCCACCTTCACTTAGCCAAGCAATTCTGTGAGCTCCCACATCTCCCATTCCCTGACTCATACCCAACTTATGTACCCAGAAAGCTATTTGTCCAGTACTTGGAAGACTATGTAACCCAGCTCAAGGTGAACCCGGTTTATAACCGGTCCATCGAATCGGCGGCGTTCGACAAGGCCACCGGAAAATGGCTTGTCAAGGCAAAGAACATAAAGACAGATGACATGGAGGAGTATAGCTCAAGATTTCTAGTGGTGGCCACCGGCGAGACAACCGACCCGTTTATACCGGAGATTGAAGGGATAGAGAGCTTCTCAGGGGAGTTCTTGCACTCCACAAAATATAAGACTGGTGCACCATTTGCTAACAAGAGTGTCTTGGTTGTTGGGTGTGGTAATTCTGGGATGGAGATTGCTTATGATCTATCAAATTTTGGAGCTAAGACCTCCATTGTTATTCGAAATCCG CTTCATGTTATCACCCGGTGGATGATGTATGTGGAATTGGAGTTGTTGAAGCATCTACCTTATGACATGGTggatggatttgttctcttgcTTAGCAAGTTTTGGTATGGAGATTTGAGCAAGTATGGGTTAACGAGGCCACAAGAAGGTCCTTTCGCCATGAAAGATAAGTATGGTAAATATCCAATCGTCGACGTCGGCACCATCGGGAAGATTAAGTCCGGCGAGATTCAG GTTTTTCCGGGAATATCAAGTGTAAAAGACGATGAGGTGATCTTCATAGATGGCAAGTCCTATCAGTTTGATGTGATTTTGTTTGCCACAGGATTTCAAAGAACAACACAAAAATGGCTCAAG GATGATGAAGACCTTCTCGATAAGGATGGGATTCCGAAACAAAGTTATCCTAATCATTGGAAGGGAAAGAATGGCTTGTATTGTGCAGGACTGGCAAGGAAAGGTTTGTATGGAACTGCCATGGATGCCCAAAATATAGCTAATGATATCAAGAAACTATTGTGA